The sequence aaaagatctttttcacTTTAAAAAAAACATTTCTTGTCAAAGAAGAATGGATTCAAATTTCTACAATTATTATAAAGATTTTGTTCCAAAATTGATAGAATCGTACTTCATTTAAAAGGTTGGAGTAATCTCTGTTTTAATCAATTTGAAACATACCCTTAGCATCAGCATTCTCCCATAGTCAAGATGGCTGAGACCTCCAATCCCAAAACCAAAACCGAACCGGATCTGAGTCGCTATTACAATGTTGTGACCGCAACAGGCCTTGGATTCCAGATTGGTGTAGCTGGGGACACTGCATTCCAGTTTCTTAAAGGCTTACATGCTTCTCCCAAAGGTGTTAGTACCTTCCACCGCCTTGGAAGCGCGTGCCAGAACGTGCGTCTCCGACCCTATGCAAGCATCCTCGCCGCCGTTGTTGGCAGTGCTTGTGCTCTTCACAAGGCCCACGACAAATGGCTACGCCCAATCCAGGATATTCAAGATACACAAAAAGGTACACGTGTACGTGCTTCCATTGCAAGTTCTTGATCAAGTGTTTTTCTTGCTACTTTTCtcaatataaaatttattttttctggtaaaaaaaaaaaaacaagaaagtgCNNNNNNNNNNNNNNNNNNNNNNNNNNNNNNNNNNNNNNNNNNNNNNNNNNNNNNNNNNNNNNNNNNNNNNNNNNNNNNNNNNNNNNNNNNNNNNNNNNNNNNNNNNNNNNNNNNNNNNNNNNNNNNNNNNNNNNNNNNNNNNNNNNNNNNNNNNNNNNNNNNNNNNNNNNNNNNNNNNNNNNNNNNNNNNNNNNNNNNNNNNNNNNNNNNNNNNNNNNNNNNNNNNNNNNNNNNNNNNNNNNNNNNNNNNNNNNNNNNNNNNNNNNNNNNNNNNNNNNNNNNNNNNNNNNNNNNNNNNNNNNNNNNNNNNNNNNNNNNNNNNNNNNNNNNNNNNNNNNNNNNNNNNNNNNNNNNNNNNNNNNNNNNNNNNNNNNNNNNNNNNNNNNNNNNNNNNNNNNNNNNNNNNNNNNNNNNNNNNNNNNNNNNNNNNNNNNNNNNNNNNNNNNNNNNNNNNNNNNNNNNNNNNNNNNNNNNNNNNNNNNNNNNNNNNNNNNNNNNNNNNNNNNNNNNNNNNNNNNNNNNNNNNNNNNNNNNNNNNNNNNNNNNNNNNNNNNNNNNNNNNNNNNNNNNNNNNNNNNNNNNNNNNNNNNNNNNNNNNNNNNNNNNNNNNNNNNNNNNNNNNNNNNNNNNNNNNNNNNNNNNNNNNNNNNNNNNNNNNNNNNNNNNNNNNNNNNNNNNNNNNNNNNNNNNNNNNNNNNNNNNNNNNNNNNNNNNNNNNNNNNNNNACTATAAAAGGCTAATTTCATGGTGTCTATGAATTGGTGTTTAAATTTTGTCTAATTTatcttttataataaattttaagatGAAAACTCAGatgcagtcgacttcacatgaagttgatacctgagagccgttaaatgatttgactgatttaactAAACTTTCATTCAATGACTagcagatatcaacttcacgtgaagtcaccTGACTTTTcaccaaattttaattttttaaaaattatttattgttatatcttttaaattaaatattatttttaatcttttttaataaaTAGTCATTATCTTTTAGGTACCATAATATTCACAaagtatattattaaattattaaattaaattaaaaaaattgatttaataactaaattataataaaaaataataaattttgataatttttaacATTTCCTCTCGTAAATTTAGAATCCAAATTGTCTGTAATTGTTATGTTCTGTGTTTGTTATTTGAAAAATTGCTTCTGTATGTACAGTTGTTTTAACGAAGGATCAATCCCCGAAAGGGCGGTTTTGTGAAACTGCCTATGCAACTGGCTTGAATTTCCATTTCGGGCTTATTGGGGGCTCCGCCTACCACTTTCTCAGAGCATTGGACGGCGGTGGCTCCCCCCGCCTCGGTTGTGCGTTCCGCGCAGTGCGCCTCAACACGCTGGGTGTCGCCGGCAAGTTTGGTGCCTGGTCCCTACTCAGCGACACCTTAATATATGCATCGTCCGTTGCTCTTAAACGGAATTATGATGACTCATGGAAAACTACCATTGTTGCTGATGCTGCTGCCATAGGGCTGCTCTCAGCCCGCCGTGGCCTCCCTGCCGCTGCTGCCTTTGCCACCCTTGCCGGCGGTATGGAACTTCTTCTCGCGGGGCTGGACCATTGTCTTCTTCAAGATAACCAACCATGTAAACAAAAAGGTTTATTCTCTCTTATCAATCTATGTTACATAATACATATGCTAACTTGCTTATCAAAAAtgctatttttaatatatttatatataaatttatatacatatatgtgtaatttaatttatttttaatgtatatttatattttaatatatatttttaaaaaatatacactaaaaatttattttagtaactaattttagtatatacgTGATATAGTCGTTTTATTATAAATACTTGACTTGTCATTTAATTATTACTTCAGTGCACAGAAAATATTTAAGAATTTTTTCATATTATATGCTAAAAATAAGTCATTATATAAGATACGTAACTAATAATTATGGAAAATTTTGTTTATACtgttagaaaagatttgattattttactgttacattttttattatttctagaGATCCAAAACTTTGTTAAAATAATATGTcaaacaatatgtataaatatatgagTCTAATTTAGTGACTAATCTTTTCTGCTCATCAAAAGTTTTATTACTTAGCATTTACTGATCCGACggatacttttttcttttttcttttttttaaaaaaaaatatgttttacaGCAGCTTGGTAAAATAGTTTGTATTTCCATTATTCAAAACATATCGATGTTGGTAAGATTGAAATTTTAGGTGGATGATGGATCCTCATAAGTTGCTTAATCCAAatgagtttatttatttatttattttgactgATATGCTAACATATTTGATGTCAACAATAAGCATGCAAAGAAGGTGTAGAGGCAGAGCATGTGGATAATAATATTCAAGATATGAATCCAACTCAACAAGCTGAGAAGACAAACACAAACATGGTTGAAGAACAAGACAATGTTGGAAGCTAAAGCTCGCATTATTTTTATACAAAATCCCAgttatgttttttttctttttagttatAAGCATagtttatttcaaaaaataagaaATGATTTACTCTCTTTACATTTGATACCACTTTACTTTGGTTAGGAAAATCTTTAGTATATTCATGAGAGTATGAGGCAAACAAATTTGACTTAGGTTTGTAGTGTTTGGATAAATGactcaaaaaatacaattttttttttacacaagAGAATGGATATTAAAATAACAATGATAATAAATACCTTTTAATATTGAATATTAATTTTACATTACCTAATTTcacttatttttaaattatttatactCATAATTTAAATCAGtgtcttttaaaaattttgtttttaaatttgctCAACTAGTTTTGTTAAAATGTGTTTTAGATCTATATTCAGTCATTATCTCTTTTTACATATTTTCATGAATATAATAGTATTTTGTTCATTTTAATCAGTTTAAAATTTTCTTACGAACTTGCCACTTTCATGAATGTGTtaaaaagaacataaaaaaaaaaaacatttcgtACATGAAgagatacataaaaataaaatagtggAAGGCCAATACTTCTAGTGGAATATTGCGTAAAAATGGTGGTGGAGCGCTAATATTTTCGGTAAAAACAGTAGCACCTAATACAAATTatataaggaaaagtataggtaaccaacaatatttttgaacaatgtgtgaacaatatgaataatagggttaaaagagtaaattaatcttaaatttaattagtagcattaaattaggatgtagtgtatttttatttgattggtgattgttgttcatgttgttcaaaatggTCATTATTTACCTAGCACTCCTCGTTATATAAATATCCTCAAtgcataaaactaaaaaaaaatgatGGAGTATTGTACTCAAAACAAGGATTTAAAAATTAGAACTTACTAACATTAGGGTTAAAATGATGTGTGTGATCCCAATTACATTGAATTCCTTGTTAACCTGTTGCCATATAAAGTGTTCAACTTCTTCATTCACTGCCACAAAAAGTTAAAGATTCCAGTGTTTATGATCCCTTCATAATCCCCTTCTTGAGAGTGGTAACTTGTCCTTGAAGCAACTCCATTGTTCCTTCCCCTTTAAGAGTTCATCATCTGCTACAATCAGTGAGAATAGCAGAATTCATCATATTTTGAAGCAACTTGGTTGATACATTTTATTAAGATATAGTGTTTTTATAGGGAGGAGAGAAAATGTTTTAATTTTACAAAATAAATCTTGAAAATGTTGAATTTTTGTGGTTGACTTTTGTCAACTCATAATAAATTAAACCTCCATGATTGTGACTTGCAATTGGGTGCAATTGGGTGGAGGTTCAACAAGCTTTTAGTCTAAGTTTTGTTAATAAATATTTTACGAGCACCacttaatattatttattttgaaaaaaaaatctataaatttCTTATATGATAGTAAATGAATTGGATACTTGTTAGTTAAATCTTTAATTTCCAAAATAATGTTTTCCTTAGGGTTGCTcacaaatttattttcaatgtatattaaAAGATATCAAGCTATAAcagcaaaaaacaaaaaacaaaatctTATAGATGAATAATATATAGTGTTCCTAATAACAAGGTTATTGTTCATTATAaattaaagagtaaagtatcgtttttgtccccaacgtttggggtaagttttaTTTGTgtttctaacgtttaaatcgtcctatttatatTCCTAACGTTTATAAacgtgattcaatgttatcctactatcaattacactaacaaatcagattatatttttcaattattctcacttggatgtattcattctcaattaggtctcccTTGGATGTgctcgattttaatattatacccactatttgtgtttagattcaattatgttcctaaaaaagtgaattatgtaaatgttgtaggaattagtttcaacttttgatgagctattttttggagtggatcatcgattctatcctagacatttgtattctaatttcaagaagagatttttaaaactcaaactaaagcgttcatgatgtgtaattgacggcaggataacattgaatcacttttacaaacgttagggatacaaataggacaatttaaacgttagagacacaaataggatttatctCAAATGtcgggacaaaaacaatactttactctaaaaaataataaattctgatggaAGTTAATATTTTTCTCTCTATTTATATAGCTTAACTCTCTTATACGAGGGTTATGTATGCACCAATACTCATGGCTTCTCACAAATTCAATACCATTGTTATTGTACGTGTATATGAAAAACTTATATTATAACAGGGGAAATTAAATATCAACTAATTAGAAACTACAGCCACAACAAAGATAGAAAAAAGAGAGCATTGAGACCAATGCAATAGCTTCAAAAAttgacacaattttgaaaatcatATCATCTATGAAAGAAAGTGGCCAACAAAGCTTCTTCCACTTCAATGAAGACATTAAAAACTTCCAACTCCATGATTTCTTCCTTAGCTTCTTGAATAACCATGTCTTCTTAGTAACTATGTCACTTGATCCTCTCTCCATAATAATAGCAATCTCTATATTAATATTATTGCTATATGATTTTTGCTTGGATACTCATAATGAAAAATGGTTAAATATATAATAAGGAATAAAGCAAAAAAGACTTGGGAGAATCTATTAATATTAGTACCACGTGGTTGGTCTTTTAGGCCAATATTTCATTCTAATTCAATGGACTAATAACAAAATAATAAGGAATCAAGTTTTATGCTTGACAAGATTTGAGTCGGTGTTCTGCTGATGAATTCGTGTGTAGGTTCTACCGAAAGCTCAAAAAACCTACCactttaaatcaaaatttaagtTCGATATATATTCCATTCAAATTACACAAAGTTGATGCatagagaaagtatagggagttAATGGTCTAAGTGTACAATGCAATGGAGATTTAGAAAATATTAGAGATATGACaattagtgttacattgtcctgtcaggttacgcttttggatgagtggtttcatgatatGGTATTAGAGTGTTAGATTCGAAATGTCAAGAGTTCGAttcttggtgaaccccaaaatcattttaaacctttgggatgagtggttttatGACATGAGATGTTCTTAAACATTGTCTaatacaaaatgaaatgaaaaataggcaattaatttttttttttttttgtcagggaaAAATAggcaattaatttttttttttttttgtcagggaaAAATAGGCAATTTCTAATGTCTTGAAATTAAACAGATATTTAGAAGAATAAATAATTTCTCTTACCGAAAAGAATTGTCCAAAAAACAAAATCCAAAAGAAATAGCCCAAAAGGGTCAGTCAATACAAAATGTAAAATTATAAATACTATAAATCTTATGAAGCCCAAAAAGAGCCCATTTCATACAATCCAATCAATTTGTTTTCAtgatctaaaattaaaaaaaaaaatcttgaatACCCaaaaacaaaatcttaaaatGTTGGAATTTGACTCGGACATAGATAAGCATGAATTGTATGAGTCATCATTAATTACTAAATGCAGGTTTCAAAAGATACTATGTATATATGGGGTGATATTAGTTTTGAATTCTATGATGATATTACTTGGATTTGACTTGTCACTTATGTATCAATGGAGATGATGattaattgatgatgatgatggcggTGTTAATATTAAATTGTTTTTCTATAATGACTTTGTCTTTGTAAACACTAATTAAAAGATTTAGactttgaatttatgtttatgATTGCGTTCAACGCGGAATATATATTCTTCAATACGCCCAAATTTCTCTGTacattttttttagtattactATTTAAAATGAAAGTTTTTTTCCCTctaaaaaaattagagattttagaattttttttcccGAATAACCATAAAGAGAATACGAATTCCAACCAAAATCAAGCAACTTTTCAATTAGGCTATTTCGTTTATAGTTGTTAGAATTGAATCactctaaaaaaataaatttatgctATCatctaaatatataattataaattatttagttaatttttttagggttaagtataattttattttttaaggtagggattgaaaaatttttttagtttCGACTTTTTTTTGCCTACAAAATCACCACCTCTTCGAAGATGATGAGGAACGCGACCAGGCGCGTCGCGGCAAGGTAAGGGTGGGTTGCGGCAAGGCTAGGGCTCAAGTTACGGCGCTGCAAGGTTGAAGTACGGCAAGAGACGAGACGAAGGCTGAACGAGGAAGAGGGGCGACGTATACAGTGTATAATGATTTAAACTATACTAATAAACTTAAGgtttaattcaataaaatattcgtgttaattatttttcaaaattatttgacCTGGAAATAAAGCatttacaatttttttatattgattttcTTGATGCATAATAATGTCTATGCAAAGCACGAGTAATCTCCTAATTCATAAATAGTTGtcaaaattaaattgataattaatCTGATTAGATTACTAATTTTTTAATTCAACAAGCAAATCACTGGTTAAGCCATTTAATATATGGGAAAGTATGAAGAattaatggaatatttatacaatgtgtacaatggaggtttagagaatattagagatataatcattagtgttacatttTTTCATCAGTTAAAGCTTTTGGGATCAGTGGTaccatgacatggtattagagcgttAGATCCGAAAGATCAAGAATTCAATCTTTGGTGAACTCCAAAATCAGTTTaaacttttgggaagatgtttattatcgctaTTACAcgaatggttattctagatagtatgagagatgttcattttgtaactcaataacccattgtatacattgtacaaatagttCATTGTCTCCCTCGCGAAAtcctatataattatatatttttgttaaaaaaaagtatagataCTGTAGTGAAATTAAATGTTcggataaaataatttaaaaaaaaaggttgaATGACTGTTGAGATGGTAGCTAACTTGCTATACTTAAAGTGTGAACTAAGACTCAAGTTTGAAGTCCACGTTACCCCGCAAGTTGTTTCTGACTTTAGAGATGAATAATCAAACATCTTGGTAACTCCGATGAGAATCAACAACAACATGATCATGAAGAGTTCTCCAAGATCTTCTTCAACACCAATGGATCCAAGAATCTGGAGCAAGCTACCTCCAGAGATCTTAGAATACATCCTCTCTTTTCTTCCCCTCAAAACCTTCCTCAATCTCAGGTCAACTTGCAAGTCTTTCTGGTCTCTCATCTTCACTCCTCCTTTCATAAACAaacactcttcttcttcttcttcttcttcttcttcacctttCTCTAACTTCCTCTTCCTCTCACACCCTCAGTTCCACCATAGCCACTTCACTCTCTATGACTGCAACCACGCCACGTGGCGcaacatctccctctccctcaccACCAATGATTCTTCCTCCCTTCACCAttcttctccatcatcatcatgcTTCACCACACTTGTTTCATCCGGTGGGTTGTTCTGTCTCTCCGATCCAACCTCATGTTCTTTGCTTGTGTGCAATCTCTTGGCAAAAACTTCTAGAAAGATTGAATATCCAAGTTTCAATCTTCACCTTGAGCATCTCACTTTTGTTACAACCCCAAAAGGGTACACAATTTTTGTCCTTTTCTctcactcttcttcttctccttcttcaagTTCTAGTAATGTGTTTGTCTATGACTCAAAGGTGCTATCTTGGACAAGATTTGAAGGGCGTTTTGGGGTTAATTTAGGTGATAACATTCGCCAGCATCAAGGTGTTTACTTTAATGGGGGTTTGTATTTTGCAACCCCAGAGCCATTTTCTGTGGTGAAATTTGATTTGGGGATTGGGAAATTGGAGAGACCAATTGGGGTGTTACCAAATCAAGTTACATTCTTGAGATTGGTGGGGGATGGAGGAGAGGGTAAAAAAATGTACTTGGTTGGTGGGGTTGGGAGCAATGGAATCTCAAGGAGCATAAAATTGTGGGAGTTTTGTGAAGAAAATGATTATGGGAATTATTGGAATGAAGTTGAGAGTTTACCTGATCTTATGTGTAGGAAATTTGTGTCAGTTTGTTACCATAACTATGAACATGTTTATTGCTTTTGGCATGAAGGGATGATATGCATTTGTTGCTACACTTGGCCTGAGATTTTGTATTACTTGGTTTCAAGGAAGACATGGCATTGGCTTCCAAGGTGCCCTTCTTTGCCTCTCAAATGTAGCTGTGGATTCAAGTGGTTCTCTTTTGTTCCTAATCTCTATGCTGCTGTTTGAGACATGTATGTAATGTATCACCCTTTTTGTCTTttatcttctttcttctctttaatttttcaGTTGCTTTTAGTTTGTTGGAGATATCCTTAGATTtggtatgtttttttttttaatatgatttttggaATGAGAATGATACTTGATTAGTTGAACTTACAGTTTCTTAATTTACTAAGGATTATTGCTTAAGCAGCTTCTGTGTGTGTTTGATTCAGTATTAAAAAGATATTACTTCTGTAGTTCTGTTTAGCTCTAGAATTGATTTCTCAAAGTAGTAATTAGTAATAATCAAAAGTCATATGTTAGGAATTAGGATAGTGCCATCAAAGTTACAGGTAACAATTTTCACCTAAACCATATTGATTAACACTTTCTTGTCATCTTGTAAATTGTCTTATGCTTAGTCTTTGGGTTATTTTATCAAATTCAATggtataataactaaaaatatatttttatccaACAAATTTCCTGAACTAAATTGCTTTTCTAATACTACAAATTgttgaaatttatttttaatatttttaaaataagttacaaatatgttttgaattttaaaaatataataattaagaaatataaaaataatattNTTAACATGAAAATATCAAATATCATTTTCAAAATaaggataaaaatataaaaatttcaacaataaattttaaaacttaaaacaaacataatattatttttataaacaatttctaaaaataaattaaaatttattgaaaatgaCGTTATCAACTCAATCCAATTGCCGTTCTTCCATTAATTTGCATTGTTTATGCTCTTGGATTTAGATTGGTACGTCTTTATCGATACTGACACAAGATAATTTCCAGGATCAGGTAAGATGTTACAACATACAAATCAGAATATATAGCTTCACGATAACATCAATCTAATCATATTTGACTATGTAAAATCTTAGCAGTTATTAATGATTATTATCATTTTCTTTGTAGAAAAAAGGGAATATCTCTGTGGTTTTGTATAGCTATTCTAACACGATACATGTTACAACTTTTGACCTTCCAATTTGTGCACTTTATGTTTTTCGTATGAGAGAAAGAAGAGTGTATTTTCCAATAATGTGAGAAGAGAAGTGTTTAACTTTGTTATGGGAGCTACAAAGTGGTGCTTTCGATTTgtgatttcgaaaataaaaaaaaatttaatgttaaaatcggaccgtctgttttttattttaaaaaataaaaaaaatacaaaatacaaaacaaatcatgcgatttgtagttttttttttcaaacaaatcGGATCCTCTGATTTGTAGTTTACTTTTTTCttcaaacaaatcggaccgtccgatttgaataaaataccatattaaaaaaaaatacataatcttCCAATAACAATATATtaaacatatattatatattataatgtattacacatatatttaaacaatataaaaaaattagcccCAATTTGTATCGCTAGCTGCTCCCTTTCATATTTATAAACTTCTTCTCTCTTTGAATTTCTCTTTGATGCCTTCCATCATTTTATTTTTGACATGGCTTGGGAAATGGTCTAACCACTTAATTAGAGGGTTATTGAAAACAAGCGTCACTTTCTTTCTTCACTCATAAATTTAGTTCACAATATTTACGGTCTCATATATTAAAGTCAACTAATTTAACattatctaatttttttatataaaaaaacttTAATATAANNNNNNNNNNNNNNNNNNNNNNNNNNNNNNNNNNNNNNNNNNNNNNNNNNNNNNNNNNNNNNNNNNNNNNNNNNNNNNNNNNNNNNNNNNNNNNNNNNNNNNNNNNNNNNNNNNNNNNNNNNNNNNNNNNNNNNNNNNNNNNNNNNNNNNNNNNNNNNNNNNNNNNNNNNNNNNNNNNNNNNNNNNNNNNNNNNNNNNNNNNNNNNNNNNNNNNNNNNNNNNNNNNNNNNNNNNNNNNNNNNNNNNNNNNNNNNNNNNNNNNNNNNNNNNNNNNNNNNNNNNNNNNNNNNNNNNNNNNNNNNNNNNNNNNNNNNNNNNNNNNNNNNNNNNNNNNNNNNNNNNNNNNNNNNNNNNNNNNNNNNNNNNNNNNNNNNNNNNNNNNNNNNNNNNNNNNNNNNNNNNNNNNNNNNNNNNNNNNNNNNNNNNNNNNNNNNNNNNNNNNNNNNNNNNNNNNNNNNNNNNNNNNNNNNNNNNNNNNNNNNNNNNNNNNNNNNNNNNNNNNNNNNNNNNNNNNNNNNNNNNNNNNNNNNNNNNNNNNNNNNNNNNNNNNNNNNNNNNNNNNNNNNNNNNNNNNNNNNNNNNNNNNNNNNNNNNNNNNNNNNNNNNNNNNNNNNNNNNNNNNNNNNNNNNNNNNNNNNNNNNNNNNNNNNNNNNNNNNNNNNNNNNNNNNNNNNNNNNNNNNNNNNNNNNNNNNNNNNNNNNNNNNNNNNNNNNNNNNNNNNNNNNNNNNNNNNNNNNNNNNNNNNNNNNNNNNNNNNNNNNNNNNNNNNNNNNNNNNNNNNNNNNNNNNNNNNNNNNNNNNNNNNNNNNNNNNNNNNNNNNNNNNNNNNNNNNNNNNNNNNNNNNNNNNNNNNNNNNNNNNNNNNNNNNNNNNNNNNNNNNNNNNNNNNNNNNNNNNNNNNNNAATTATAGGGGTGGGACAATACAATACGCCTTCCgtccataattttaaaaaatactataaaatacATTATCTGAGTATTACACCAAAATTtcattaataactaaaaaataaacGATCTTACTTACCTATAAGTAAATCATGATAGAACTTCCGTTATTTCGAATTAATGCTTGATATTGGTTTGATGAATTTTAGTAGTAGTTATAATAAGACCAATCCTAAATTGAAAGACAGTAAATAAAATGAAGTTTCCGATTGGCATTTGAAAAATACTAAGGACAGTTAAAAAACAATTACAGGTTGCATGTCAAGTGTCATAGGCCAAAAAATTCAATGGTCATTAAGTTTCCTTTGAAAATATTATGGAAAATAcacaattattaattaaataccgTCTATGTAgcctaattaattatatttttatgccTACTACTGGAATAGTCATATAAAACAATGAATCTAATTCAATGTCAATGAACAATATTTTATGctaatcaaaattaaactcataaatTTTGCATGTTATTGACTTCTACTTAACAAAAGATATAATCATTTTGATAGATCAAGATAGTATAGGTGTCACATAATAAaagttataaatttaataatagttaataattttaccaattttttattttaaaagaattgTTCTCTTACAAAATCACATCGAAAATAGAAATTTCAAAATGGCAAATAAAGCTTTCATGGTTGTGGAGGTTGCCAGCTACTACCAAGTACCAACCAACAACACTTTTAACTTACATTTCTTGTAGCTGGGGCTAGGGAACGAGTATTAGTATTAGTGTACTATTTCTCGAGTCCACCTTCAAAGCTTAAATAAAAGAATGCTGACTTTTTAGGCACAATTCTTAGGACTACATTAAGAGGGATAAAAAGAATCTTCTTAAATAAAAGTATCccaaattataaaattagaatcaatttagactGATTGAACAGGGTCCCAGAAAAAGACAATAACCGGTCATTATCTCTAAATATTTTAGGTGCCTTAAGTAAA is a genomic window of Arachis ipaensis cultivar K30076 chromosome B06, Araip1.1, whole genome shotgun sequence containing:
- the LOC110264190 gene encoding uncharacterized protein LOC110264190 isoform X1, with translation MAETSNPKTKTEPDLSRYYNVVTATGLGFQIGVAGDTAFQFLKGLHASPKGVSTFHRLGSACQNVRLRPYASILAAVVGSACALHKAHDKWLRPIQDIQDTQKVVLTKDQSPKGRFCETAYATGLNFHFGLIGGSAYHFLRALDGGGSPRLGCAFRAVRLNTLGVAGKFGAWSLLSDTLIYASSVALKRNYDDSWKTTIVADAAAIGLLSARRGLPAAAAFATLAGGMELLLAGLDHCLLQDNQPCKQKACKEGVEAEHVDNNIQDMNPTQQAEKTNTNMVEEQDNVGS
- the LOC110264190 gene encoding uncharacterized protein LOC110264190 isoform X2, producing MAETSNPKTKTEPDLSRYYNVVTATGLGFQIGVAGDTAFQFLKGLHASPKGVSTFHRLGSACQNVRLRPYASILAAVVGSACALHKAHDKWLRPIQDIQDTQKVVLTKDQSPKGRFCETAYATGLNFHFGLIGGSAYHFLRALDGGGSPRLGCAFRAVRLNTLGVAGKFGAWSLLSDTLIYASSVALKRNYDDSWKTTIVADAAAIGLLSARRGLPAAAAFATLAGGMELLLAGLDHCLLQDNQPCKQKEGVEAEHVDNNIQDMNPTQQAEKTNTNMVEEQDNVGS
- the LOC107605615 gene encoding F-box/kelch-repeat protein At5g43190, with translation MRINNNMIMKSSPRSSSTPMDPRIWSKLPPEILEYILSFLPLKTFLNLRSTCKSFWSLIFTPPFINKHSSSSSSSSSSPFSNFLFLSHPQFHHSHFTLYDCNHATWRNISLSLTTNDSSSLHHSSPSSSCFTTLVSSGGLFCLSDPTSCSLLVCNLLAKTSRKIEYPSFNLHLEHLTFVTTPKGYTIFVLFSHSSSSPSSSSSNVFVYDSKVLSWTRFEGRFGVNLGDNIRQHQGVYFNGGLYFATPEPFSVVKFDLGIGKLERPIGVLPNQVTFLRLVGDGGEGKKMYLVGGVGSNGISRSIKLWEFCEENDYGNYWNEVESLPDLMCRKFVSVCYHNYEHVYCFWHEGMICICCYTWPEILYYLVSRKTWHWLPRCPSLPLKCSCGFKWFSFVPNLYAAV